TGTACTACCTGCTCTCTTTTTTGTTAAGCGTCCTAAGATAGACATGAAATACGCCATCGCCTACGGATTATCTGTAGGTGTTGGTCAATTTTCATGTCTTTTTTATGCAATGCAAATAGGTATGCCTGCAGGATTATCTTCAATAACTCTACAATCAGCAGCATTTATGACTCCACTACTTGCTTTTTTATTTCTACATGAATCCATAAAGCCAAAACAAATAATAGGGCTTTTTATAGCTGCTATTGGACTAGCTTTTATTGCAAGCAATGTTGGCAGTATCACTACTGTTCCTCTTCCTGCACTTTTACTTACATTATCGGCTGCATTTTTCTGGGCTCTATCAAATATTGTGCTTAAATTCGCTTCAAACAAAGCTGAAGCATTAGGTGAGAAAATCGATATGCTTGGTGTTGTAGTATGGACTAGCTTAGTCCCTCCTATCCCTCTTTATATTTTTTCATTTATACTAGATGGCCCAGATGTTATGCTAAAAACAGTAACTTCTCTTAGCGCAATTTCTATTTTCTCTATTTTCTATTTGGCATTTGGAGCTACTATTTTTGGTTATGGAACTTGGAGCGTACTTCTTGGAAAATATCCAGCTTCAAAAATAGCTCCTCTTTCACTTATGGTTCCTGTAACTGGACTTCTTAGCTCCCAGATTATTTTAAAGGAACAGCTATCAACCTCTCAGTGGACTGGAGGCTTCATTATCCTGCTTGGACTTATATTCTCTACTTTAGATATAAAATCATTAATTAAATTTAATAAGGTATAAGAAGTATAGGCTACTTCATACTTTGAGAGATGTTATTTTTTTATCTAATTTGACACTTCACATTTTTGAAGGTATCATCATATTTGAAATTTGACAGATAAGGATGTGATGTGTTGTTTGCAAGTGCAACTGCAATACCAATTACTATTTTTTTAGTTATTTACGGTATTATTATCTCGGAAAAAATCAATCGTACGGCTATCTCACTCTTTGGGGCTATTGTTATGATTATCCTAGGTATCTTAAATCAGGAACAGGCAATAGAGCACATTGATTTTAATACCATAGGTCTTTTAGTAGGTATGATGATTATTGTTAATATTTTAAAACGAACAGGTGTATTTGAGTACTTAGCAATAAGAGCCGCAAAAAAAGCTAAAGGCGACCCATGGAAAATACTTGTTTTATTTGCAATTATAACTGCTTTTTCTTCAGCATTTCTGGATAATGTTACTACAATTTTATTAATTGTACCAGTGACCTTAGTTATCACTGATACACTTGACACGAACCCTATTCCATTTATGTTTACTGAGATACTAATAGCTAATATTGGAGGAACTGCTACTCTTATAGGTGACCCTCCAAATATAATGATAGGGAGTGCAACTGGTCTTGGCTTTGTGGACTTTATCGTCAATCTAGCCCCAGTGGTTATCGTTATTTCAGTAGCAACTTTATTTTTACTTAAGCTAATTTATAAGGATTTTTTAAAGGCAAAGGATGAAAACAAGCAAAAAATAATGAAAATGGACGAAACAATAACTATAAAGGATACACTACTTTTAAAAAAGAGCTTAATAGTATTATTTATCACCATTCTAGGATTTATGGTTCATTCTCAGTTTCATTTAGAATCAGCAACTATTGCTCTTGGAGGGGCTGCACTGCTACTGGTTATAAGTAAAATAGATCCCGAGGAAATATTGTTCGAAGTAGAATGGACAACAATTTTCTTCTTCATGGGATTATTTATTCTAGTTGGCAGTCTAGTCGAGGTCGGAGTTATAGATAATCTTGCAAAAAAAATGCTAGAGCTTACAAAAGGTAATTTGTTTGTAACTACTCTTACTATTTTGTGGGTATCAGCAATTGCCTCCGCATTTTTAGACAATATTCCTTTCGTAGCAACTATGATACCTCTTATTAAAGCAATGACAGCTTCTGGACAATTAGATGCAAATCCTTTATGGTGGGCACTTGCACTAGGAGCGTGTTTGGGTGGAAATGGTACTATAATCGGAGCCTCTGCAAATGTTATTGTTACGGGTATAATGGCAAGAGAAGGACGTCCTGTAAGTTTTATGAGTTTTATGAGAATTGGTTTCCCTATGATGATTGTTTCGATTATAATTTCTACTATTTACCTAATACTTTTTTATGTATAAAATATATATAAATGAATTTTTACACAAAATTTTTTGTAAGATAAAACTTATGCTCTTATATATATTGTAAATAGTATCTAGAAGGGAGACTTAATATGAAAAAATACATAATTAGCACAGAAGCTGCTCAGCATGCAATGAAGTTAACTCAAATGGGTGCGAATGTAAAACAGGTAAGTGGCAAATTATGCTACGTATCGTTTGATTTAGGTTATATGACACTAGAATATGTATATAACATAAATGCTAAAGGCAAGTATTTCTTAGAAAGAATAAAACCCTACCCACTTCCTATCAAAGCTTATGATAATGAGGATGACGTAATTGATATAATAGAAATAGATGTAGAGCAGTTTAGAAATGCCGCTAACTCATCTCATGTAAGTGAGTTCATTACAATAAGCAACAAACTACATGAAACTATTAAGAAATTTGAAGATTTGTTTCTATATTATAATGTACCAGCAGAACAAATTAGCCTTTTATTAAAAGAGGTTGATGAAATGAACGATACTATAATGGAAACAAAAGCAAACAGTAAACGAGTTTACACAAAAAAAGAGCCAGAGACTCTAAAGTAAATTGTTATATGCTCGACACATTATTATGTGTAAAAATTAAAGCAGCCTATTGTTAGCTCCTGTGTTACTAAAATAGAGTTAATCTATTTTTTAGTAATACAGGAGCTTTATACAATAAAACTGCTTTATTTATTTTATAATATTAGCCTAATAATGGCTTTAGTTTCTTTTCTCTTTCAAAATCTTCATTTGGCTCCAATAAGCCTAGTTTGTCTGCAAACATTTTTGTAGTGCTCGCTTGTATTAGAAGCGTTACAAGTATTGTCATAAATACTGCAGATGAAATGATATCACTATATGGCATTTTCATAGCTACGATTATTGATGATAAAGCAGCTGGTATAACGCCTGTCTCTCTCACCCACATTATAAACATAAGCTCTTTTGATGACCATTTTACTTTTCTATCAGGTAAAGTACATATTAATACTGATATAGGTCTAGCTACAAGCATAAGAAGTAATACAAATACAAGTGACTGCTGCCAGTATTTCGCAAGGCTTACAAAATCAACATGTGTTCCAAGAAGTACAAATATTGACATTCTCATTAAAAGTGCCACTGTTTCTCTAAAATGCATTTGGGAAACGAAATCAGTTTCTGGAACCCAAAGCTTAAATACTTTTTTATTTCCGCAAATAAGCCCCGTAACAAATGTAGCCATGTAGCCACTTCCTCCTAGCTCTTCAGCTAGTACAAATGATGTCGCTACTGTAACTAGTGAAAGTATAGGTGCAAAATCATGGAAGTATCCATATTTTGTGTCTGAAATTAAAATTGAGAATAAAACTCCTACAGCTACTCCTACAGCTATTCCTCCAAAAATCATAACTCCTAGTGTCTTTAGGTTAGCTGTTAGGCTAAATGTTCCTGAGTTTATTACTGCAAGTATAGCTACAACTAAGATTGCACCTACTGCATCATTAAATGCTGACTCACTTATAACTGTTTGCTTTACTCTTTCTTTTATTTTTATCTTCTTAAATACAGGAACTAAGGTTGCCGGATCAGTTGAAGCTACTACAGCACCAAGTAAAAGTCCATATATCATTGGAATTTTAAAAATATATATTGCTGCAAAACCTACTACTGCCGCTGAAATAACCACTCCTAGTGTAGACAGCAGGGAAACTGAAGTTTTTATATCATTTAATACTCTTAGCTTAACCTCTCTTCCCCCTTCATACAAAATGAAAGCTGAACCAAAGGTTAAAATCAACTGATTTCCAAGTGGATAATGGTCTATACTTACAAGATTTAATACTGATGGTCCTATGATAATTCCAGCCAATAAATAAAGCACCACATCTGGTACTTTTATTACTTCACTTATTCTGGCAAATAGCATAGCAGTAATTACTAAGATTACAAACATAACTAAAATTTCACTAGTCATAATCATTGCTTGAGTCTGCATTTAAGATACCTCCATTTATAATTGCTTTATGAACAAATGAAAGTATACTCTCATGCAAGTTAAATAGCAAAATCGATTAAAGCTTGGATTAGACTAATATATACTGAAAATGTTAAAGGATATCGATTTCCTCCCATTGGTTCTAATCCAAGCTCTTTTTTTCTTTGATTATCTCTGTTTTTCTATTATTTTTCATATATATTATTTAAATTTAATAAACTTTAATGTAAAATCCATAAATTCCTCTATGCTATCTATATATCCTGGCTTGGTTTTCCCTCTATGTTCTTTTGTCTGCCACATATACAAAACTTCAAATCTTTTTATGCATATATCTAAATCTTCTTTTCCTAAAATTATATAATTTGATTCTAAATCTAATTCTAGCTCAGGATATTTTGAAATAATTCTATATAATAAGCACACCCCATGATACATAACTTCTGCATCAAATACTTCTCTTATCTTTGAAGTAATAATAGGTATAGATTCTTTAACTAATTCTATATCATTTGGAATTGCAACTGTAGATTTAAAAATTGTTTGAGTCTGTATGTTGTTACACTTGCCAGATAGTATTTTAATTACTTCTGAATAAAATTCAGGTGAAGCAAACTTCTCAATCATTTTAAAGCATATTGTTTGTTTAGAAGTATTTTGATTTACAGCTGTAAAAAATATTTCAAGAAAGTCTTCTACTTTTTCTGGATTTCCAATCATTTTGTTAAAAGATAAAAGAGGAATTCTATCAACTTGATTTGCATTAGAAATCAGATTGCTCATTGGTTTAATAATATAATCTCTATTCATAATTTTCCTGATTAAATATCAGTATCTCCCCTTTTTATATAAATTTTATTTATATGAGCTTACACCCCTGTTTATAAATTATTTTAATTTTCTTACTTTATATAATAATATATTTTTGTTAATAATTATACAATTTAATAAATATAAGTATCAGAATTAAATTATTTTAAATAATGTAAAATTATTTTTTTCAAGAGAAAGCGCCTTAAGTGTTTCACTTAAAGCGCTGTAAAGCTTTATTTTCAATTTATTTTAGCTAATGATTAGAACAGGTACATTTGAGTTGTGAACAACTTTATTAGTTACGCTTCCTACGAAAAATCTTTTTGTAGAATTGATGTTTTGAGTATTCATAATAACTAAATCAAACTGCTCTTCTTCAGAGTATCTAATTATTTCATCAGCTGGATTTCCTTTCAAAAGAACGGTCTGAGCGTCAATGTCTTTAAGTTTAAATCTTTCAGCAATGTCCTTTACAATCTTCTCGGCATATTCTACAAAATGCTCATCTTTCATGTCCAGTAAATTAGATAATTGAGGGTGTGAATGTTTATCAGAAAAAGGAACTACTGATAGGATAACTAAGGATGCATCAAGCTTTTGTACTAAGTCGCAAGTGATTTTAAAGGTTTTGTCACTGAGCTTTTCGATGTCAACTGGTAATAAAATTTTTTGCATTAATCTTACCCCCTCTAATAAATTTGAAGCTATATCAGCTTATTTTATTTATACCCATTCGAAAATATACTTATACAAAATTTGTCATTTTATTATTAATAATTAATTAATACAGATTTCCCTAGTTATAATCCTATTAAAGTGGTAAAATAGCATAAATTGAAAACTTTTAAGGAGGATTTTGTAGTGATTTTCGATGATAGAATGGATAGATTAAAAAGAAGAGCTGAGCTTGCTAGTGGAAAGCTTCTTCCAGATATGGTTCTAACAAATTGCAAGGTTATAAATGTTTTTAATGGAAAAATAATCCATGGTAATATTGCTATAGATGGTGGAAAAATAATAGGAATAGGTCCATATGAAGCTAAAGAAAAAATTGATTTAGGTGGTGCATACGTAGCTCCAGGTCTTATAGATGCGCACATGCATATGGAATCTACTTTAGTCACTCCTGGTCAAATGGCTAGAATAATTGTTCCAAGAGGAACTACTACAGTAGTGGCTGACCCCCACGAAATTGCTAATGTTTTAGGAATTGAAGGCGTTGAATTTATGCTTGATGCCACTGAAAAAACTACT
This portion of the Acetoanaerobium noterae genome encodes:
- a CDS encoding EamA family transporter, with the translated sequence MKKKDLVMALMVVIIWGVNFTVIRLGLNGVPSMLLAALRYTFVLPALFFVKRPKIDMKYAIAYGLSVGVGQFSCLFYAMQIGMPAGLSSITLQSAAFMTPLLAFLFLHESIKPKQIIGLFIAAIGLAFIASNVGSITTVPLPALLLTLSAAFFWALSNIVLKFASNKAEALGEKIDMLGVVVWTSLVPPIPLYIFSFILDGPDVMLKTVTSLSAISIFSIFYLAFGATIFGYGTWSVLLGKYPASKIAPLSLMVPVTGLLSSQIILKEQLSTSQWTGGFIILLGLIFSTLDIKSLIKFNKV
- a CDS encoding ArsB/NhaD family transporter, encoding MLFASATAIPITIFLVIYGIIISEKINRTAISLFGAIVMIILGILNQEQAIEHIDFNTIGLLVGMMIIVNILKRTGVFEYLAIRAAKKAKGDPWKILVLFAIITAFSSAFLDNVTTILLIVPVTLVITDTLDTNPIPFMFTEILIANIGGTATLIGDPPNIMIGSATGLGFVDFIVNLAPVVIVISVATLFLLKLIYKDFLKAKDENKQKIMKMDETITIKDTLLLKKSLIVLFITILGFMVHSQFHLESATIALGGAALLLVISKIDPEEILFEVEWTTIFFFMGLFILVGSLVEVGVIDNLAKKMLELTKGNLFVTTLTILWVSAIASAFLDNIPFVATMIPLIKAMTASGQLDANPLWWALALGACLGGNGTIIGASANVIVTGIMAREGRPVSFMSFMRIGFPMMIVSIIISTIYLILFYV
- a CDS encoding cation:proton antiporter, with protein sequence MQTQAMIMTSEILVMFVILVITAMLFARISEVIKVPDVVLYLLAGIIIGPSVLNLVSIDHYPLGNQLILTFGSAFILYEGGREVKLRVLNDIKTSVSLLSTLGVVISAAVVGFAAIYIFKIPMIYGLLLGAVVASTDPATLVPVFKKIKIKERVKQTVISESAFNDAVGAILVVAILAVINSGTFSLTANLKTLGVMIFGGIAVGVAVGVLFSILISDTKYGYFHDFAPILSLVTVATSFVLAEELGGSGYMATFVTGLICGNKKVFKLWVPETDFVSQMHFRETVALLMRMSIFVLLGTHVDFVSLAKYWQQSLVFVLLLMLVARPISVLICTLPDRKVKWSSKELMFIMWVRETGVIPAALSSIIVAMKMPYSDIISSAVFMTILVTLLIQASTTKMFADKLGLLEPNEDFEREKKLKPLLG
- a CDS encoding universal stress protein, which produces MQKILLPVDIEKLSDKTFKITCDLVQKLDASLVILSVVPFSDKHSHPQLSNLLDMKDEHFVEYAEKIVKDIAERFKLKDIDAQTVLLKGNPADEIIRYSEEEQFDLVIMNTQNINSTKRFFVGSVTNKVVHNSNVPVLIIS